From a region of the Calliphora vicina chromosome 4, idCalVici1.1, whole genome shotgun sequence genome:
- the ben gene encoding ubiquitin-conjugating enzyme E2 N: MSSLPRRIIKETQRLMQEPVPGINAIPDENNARYFHVIVTGPTDSPFEGGVFKLELFLPEDYPMSAPKVRFITKIYHPNIDRLGRICLDVLKDKWSPALQIRTILLSIQALLSAPNPDDPLANDVAELWKVNEAEAIKNAREWTQKYAVED; the protein is encoded by the coding sequence atGTCCAGCCTACCACGTCGTATTATCAAAGAAACTCAGCGTCTAATGCAGGAGCCTGTACCGGGTATCAATGCCATTCCGGATGAAAATAATGCCAGATACTTTCATGTCATCGTAACAGGTCCAACTGATTCGCCCTTCGAGGGTGGTGTGTTTAAATTGGAACTCTTTTTGCCCGAGGACTATCCAATGTCGGCGCCCAAAGTGCGATTTATTACGAAAATCTATCATCCAAATATCGATCGTTTGGGTCGCATCTGTTTGGATGTGTTGAAAGATAAATGGAGTCCTGCTTTACAAATACGCACCATCTTACTATCAATTCAGGCTTTGCTAAGTGCCCCCAATCCCGATGATCCTTTGGCCAATGATGTCGCTGAATTATGGAAAGTCAATGAGGCTGAGGCCATTAAAAATGCACGTGAATGGACTCAAAAATATGCCGTCGAAGACTGA